The Fusobacterium necrophorum subsp. necrophorum genome has a window encoding:
- a CDS encoding FAD-dependent oxidoreductase, with the protein MERIYDVIIIGGGPAGLSAGIYAGRAKLDVLLLEKAVPGGQIRITEEVVNYPGILETTGAGFGEKAAEQAKKFGVQFATEEVIGMDFSGKIKTIKTTSGEYKTLAVVIATGASPRKLGFPGELEYGGRGVAYCATCDGEFFTGLPVFVVGAGFAAAEEAMFLTKYASKVTVIAREPDFTCAKSIGDKVKAHPKIEVKFHTELVEATGDTQLRHAKFKNNETGEITEYHAADGDTFGIFVFVGYAPETQLFKGVIDLDPAGFIPTDEDLMTNVEGVYAAGDIRPKKLRQVVTAVADGAIAATNIERYVQELREELGIVKEEKEEEKRTETASPSRVLDEGIMQQIQGLAERFEKSVKLVVIQDPEKPEKSEEMLSLVKEIASASDKIQVQQYQKGENPEMEAKIQANFLPVVAFLNDKGEYARIKYAVVPGGHELTSFLLALYNVAGPGQAVNEEITKKSAQIEKGVNLKIGVSLTCTKCPETVQSAQRIAVENPNVDIEVVDVFGFQDFKKKYDIMSVPAVVMNDKDLFFGQKDIPALLDDIFEKLEK; encoded by the coding sequence ATGGAAAGAATTTATGATGTCATTATTATTGGTGGAGGACCCGCAGGATTATCTGCCGGAATCTATGCAGGAAGAGCAAAATTAGACGTATTATTATTAGAAAAGGCAGTTCCGGGAGGGCAAATTCGAATTACAGAGGAAGTTGTAAATTATCCGGGAATTCTTGAAACTACAGGGGCAGGATTTGGAGAAAAGGCAGCAGAACAGGCGAAAAAATTTGGAGTACAATTTGCAACGGAAGAAGTCATCGGAATGGATTTTTCCGGTAAAATTAAAACAATCAAAACAACTTCCGGGGAGTATAAAACTTTAGCAGTGGTTATTGCAACGGGAGCTTCTCCGAGAAAGTTAGGATTCCCGGGAGAATTGGAATATGGAGGAAGAGGAGTTGCTTACTGTGCAACCTGTGATGGAGAATTTTTTACAGGTTTACCGGTTTTCGTTGTTGGAGCAGGGTTTGCAGCAGCGGAAGAAGCAATGTTTTTAACAAAATATGCAAGTAAGGTAACGGTTATTGCAAGAGAACCTGATTTTACCTGTGCAAAATCAATTGGAGATAAGGTAAAGGCCCATCCGAAGATTGAAGTAAAATTCCATACGGAATTGGTCGAAGCGACGGGAGATACCCAACTTCGACATGCAAAATTTAAAAATAATGAAACAGGAGAAATTACAGAATATCATGCGGCAGACGGAGATACTTTCGGAATATTCGTATTCGTGGGGTATGCCCCGGAAACACAACTTTTCAAGGGAGTGATTGATTTGGATCCGGCAGGGTTCATTCCTACCGATGAAGATTTGATGACGAATGTGGAAGGAGTATACGCGGCAGGAGATATTCGACCGAAGAAATTACGACAGGTGGTAACAGCCGTTGCCGACGGAGCGATTGCTGCAACCAATATTGAAAGATATGTCCAAGAATTACGGGAAGAATTGGGAATCGTAAAAGAAGAGAAAGAAGAGGAAAAGAGAACAGAGACAGCTTCCCCTTCTCGTGTGTTGGATGAAGGAATCATGCAACAAATTCAAGGATTGGCAGAAAGATTTGAAAAATCAGTGAAATTGGTTGTTATCCAAGATCCTGAAAAACCTGAAAAATCAGAAGAAATGTTAAGCTTGGTGAAGGAAATTGCCTCCGCTTCGGATAAAATTCAAGTACAACAGTATCAAAAAGGAGAAAATCCGGAAATGGAAGCCAAAATTCAGGCAAATTTCTTGCCGGTCGTTGCCTTTTTGAACGATAAGGGAGAGTACGCAAGAATTAAGTATGCGGTGGTTCCCGGTGGACATGAATTGACATCTTTCCTATTGGCTCTTTACAATGTAGCGGGACCGGGGCAAGCCGTTAATGAGGAAATTACAAAAAAATCCGCTCAAATTGAGAAGGGAGTGAATTTGAAAATTGGAGTTTCCTTGACATGTACGAAATGCCCGGAAACTGTCCAATCGGCTCAAAGAATTGCAGTAGAAAATCCGAATGTGGATATTGAAGTCGTAGACGTCTTCGGCTTCCAAGATTTTAAGAAAAAGTATGACATTATGAGTGTACCGGCTGTGGTCATGAATGATAAAGACTTGTTCTTTGGACAAAAAGATATTCCCGCTTTGTTGGATGATATTTTTGAAAAGTTGGAGAAATAG
- a CDS encoding ribonuclease HII — protein MEKIFTQSLYEFDLAKGEKIIGVDEAGRGPLAGPVVAAATLLKKYDASLEEIQDSKKLTEKKREALFSMIPNYFYVGIGRASVEEIEAYNILNATFLAMRRAIAQLEEQISIADASILVDGNFKIRECQRKQEAIVKGDAKSLSIAAASIMAKVTRDHELLELAKRYPEYRFEKHKGYGTKMHREQILSLGAIPGVHRNSFLVKILQKK, from the coding sequence ATGGAAAAGATATTTACACAGTCCTTGTATGAGTTTGATCTTGCAAAGGGGGAAAAAATTATAGGAGTGGACGAAGCGGGAAGAGGACCTTTGGCGGGACCTGTGGTAGCGGCAGCGACTCTTCTGAAAAAATACGATGCTTCGTTGGAAGAGATTCAAGATTCCAAGAAGTTGACGGAGAAAAAAAGAGAAGCCTTGTTTTCTATGATTCCGAACTATTTTTATGTGGGAATTGGGAGGGCAAGTGTGGAGGAGATTGAAGCATATAATATCTTAAATGCGACTTTTTTGGCAATGCGAAGAGCGATTGCTCAGTTAGAGGAACAAATTTCCATAGCGGATGCCAGTATTTTAGTGGACGGAAATTTTAAAATACGGGAATGTCAAAGAAAGCAGGAAGCCATTGTAAAAGGGGATGCGAAGAGCCTTTCCATAGCAGCTGCTTCCATTATGGCAAAGGTGACAAGAGATCATGAATTGTTGGAGCTTGCAAAGCGATACCCTGAATATCGTTTTGAAAAACATAAGGGTTATGGGACAAAGATGCATCGGGAGCAAATACTGTCATTGGGAGCCATTCCCGGAGTGCATCGAAACAGTTTCCTGGTCAAAATATTGCAGAAGAAATAG
- a CDS encoding rubredoxin, with amino-acid sequence MKLYVCEVCGYVYDSTLGDVDNGIPAGTKFEDLPADWVCPPCGVSKDHFREMEVNK; translated from the coding sequence ATGAAATTGTATGTGTGTGAAGTATGCGGTTATGTATATGATTCTACGTTGGGAGATGTTGATAACGGAATTCCTGCGGGAACAAAATTTGAAGATTTACCGGCGGATTGGGTATGCCCACCATGTGGGGTTTCGAAAGATCACTTTCGAGAAATGGAAGTCAATAAATAA
- a CDS encoding YraN family protein — protein sequence MQNNRKKGNEYEERAVSLLQEKAYRILARNFRTSIGEIDIIAEKDDILVFVEVKYRKNRNFGYGKEAVNSQKLLKIFRVAEYYRSRCTKPYQKMRIDVIHFLGDTYFWDQDVAWGDEIGCEMF from the coding sequence ATGCAAAATAATCGCAAAAAAGGAAACGAATATGAAGAGAGAGCGGTTAGTCTTTTGCAGGAGAAGGCATATCGTATTTTGGCCAGAAATTTTAGAACTTCTATCGGAGAAATTGATATTATTGCTGAAAAAGATGATATTTTGGTATTTGTGGAAGTCAAATATCGAAAAAATAGAAATTTCGGTTATGGAAAAGAAGCTGTCAATTCTCAGAAATTATTGAAAATTTTTCGAGTGGCGGAATACTATAGGAGTCGTTGTACAAAACCATATCAAAAAATGAGAATTGATGTGATTCATTTTTTAGGAGATACTTATTTTTGGGATCAAGATGTCGCATGGGGTGATGAAATTGGATGTGAAATGTTCTAA
- the mglC gene encoding galactose/methyl galactoside ABC transporter permease MglC, translated as MNIRNKEGKINYKELFIQSGLYLVLFCMLLVIIWKEPSFLSIRNFKNILTQSSVRAIIALGVAGLILTQGTDLSAGRQVGLAAVISATMLQAVTNVNRVFGLNRELPIIYAIVVVCLVGLVIGIINGLIVAKLSVHPFIATLGSMTVVYGINSLYYDIVGASPISGFSSKYSAFAQGAIELGGFSIPYLIIYASIATIIMWTLWNKTKFGKNIFAVGGNPEAAKVSGVNVVLTLVGIYALSGVFYAFGGFLEAGRIGSATNNLGFMYEMDAIAGCVIGGVSFYGGVGRISGVITGVIILTVINYGLTYVGVSPYWQYIIKGIIIVAAVAFDSIKYAKKK; from the coding sequence ATGAATATTCGTAATAAAGAAGGAAAAATCAATTATAAAGAACTATTTATTCAAAGCGGATTGTATTTGGTATTGTTTTGTATGCTGTTGGTTATTATTTGGAAAGAACCAAGTTTTTTAAGCATTCGAAACTTTAAGAATATTTTGACACAATCGTCGGTAAGAGCCATCATTGCTTTGGGAGTTGCAGGACTTATTTTAACACAGGGAACTGACTTGTCAGCTGGGCGACAGGTCGGATTAGCGGCTGTTATTTCTGCGACAATGTTGCAAGCGGTCACCAATGTGAATCGAGTGTTTGGATTAAATCGTGAACTACCGATTATCTATGCGATTGTAGTGGTTTGTTTGGTAGGTTTGGTAATTGGAATTATAAACGGTCTCATTGTTGCAAAATTGAGTGTTCACCCTTTTATTGCTACCCTGGGAAGTATGACGGTAGTCTATGGAATTAACTCCCTGTACTATGATATTGTGGGAGCATCTCCAATTTCAGGATTCTCTTCCAAGTACAGTGCTTTTGCACAAGGAGCAATTGAGCTGGGAGGTTTCAGCATTCCATATTTGATTATTTATGCAAGCATTGCTACCATTATTATGTGGACGTTATGGAATAAAACAAAATTCGGAAAAAATATTTTTGCAGTAGGAGGAAATCCGGAGGCGGCAAAGGTATCCGGAGTGAACGTAGTATTGACTTTGGTAGGAATTTATGCTTTATCCGGAGTATTTTATGCCTTTGGCGGATTTTTGGAAGCGGGAAGAATTGGATCTGCGACGAATAACTTAGGTTTTATGTATGAAATGGATGCGATTGCAGGCTGTGTCATCGGAGGAGTTTCTTTCTATGGAGGAGTCGGAAGAATTTCGGGAGTTATTACCGGGGTTATTATCTTAACCGTCATCAACTATGGATTGACTTATGTTGGAGTAAGTCCTTATTGGCAATACATTATTAAAGGAATTATTATTGTAGCCGCAGTTGCTTTCGACTCAATTAAATATGCAAAGAAAAAATAA
- the gpmI gene encoding 2,3-bisphosphoglycerate-independent phosphoglycerate mutase yields the protein MKKPVMLVIMDGWGINENKEEKNAIREAKPHNLLKLEENYPHARLQASGEAVGLPEGQMGNSEVGHLNIGAGRVVYQPLVEISVDIRKRDFFRKAALVEAFEYAKKHQVKIHFGGLLSPGGVHSHTEHLYGLLEMSKKYNLSEVYVHAFLDGRDTPPSSAINYVKELEEKMKELGVGKLASLSGRYYAMDRDKNWDRVEMAYRAMVLGEGNHGKTAVEVLESSYTEGKTDEFVLPTLVDERGKIGKGEVFINFNFRPDRAREITRALNDKEFTAFSREHLDLKFYCMRQYDTGIEAKVIYEDKNILNTFGEVISKAGLKQLRTAETEKYAHVTFFFNGGKETQYEGEDRILVPSPKVATYDLQPEMSAYEVTEGVLEALDKDIYDVIILNFANTDMVGHTGVMEATVKAVQTVDACIGKIADKILEKDGVLLITADHGNADLMEDPLTRVPFTAHTTNEVPCILVSNRYRNVTLKNGALCDLAPTLLYFLGIEQPAEMNGSCLIEK from the coding sequence ATGAAAAAGCCGGTAATGTTGGTGATTATGGATGGTTGGGGTATCAATGAGAACAAGGAAGAAAAAAATGCAATCCGAGAAGCGAAGCCCCATAATCTATTAAAATTGGAGGAAAACTATCCTCATGCGAGGCTACAGGCTTCCGGAGAAGCGGTGGGTTTGCCGGAAGGACAAATGGGAAATTCCGAAGTGGGACATTTGAATATCGGAGCGGGACGGGTTGTCTATCAACCTCTGGTAGAAATCAGTGTGGATATTCGAAAGAGAGATTTTTTCAGAAAAGCGGCTCTGGTGGAAGCCTTTGAGTATGCCAAGAAGCATCAGGTAAAAATACATTTTGGGGGCTTGCTTTCTCCGGGAGGGGTGCACTCTCATACAGAGCATTTATATGGGCTCTTAGAAATGTCGAAAAAATATAACTTATCGGAAGTATATGTACATGCTTTTTTGGACGGACGGGATACACCGCCTTCTTCCGCGATAAACTATGTCAAAGAGTTGGAAGAAAAAATGAAAGAACTTGGTGTCGGAAAGCTTGCCAGTCTGTCAGGAAGATACTATGCCATGGATCGGGATAAAAACTGGGATAGAGTCGAAATGGCGTATCGAGCCATGGTTTTAGGAGAAGGAAATCACGGAAAGACAGCCGTAGAAGTCTTGGAATCTTCTTACACAGAGGGAAAAACCGATGAATTTGTTCTTCCTACCTTAGTGGACGAAAGAGGAAAGATAGGAAAAGGAGAAGTTTTCATCAATTTTAATTTTCGACCGGACCGAGCCAGAGAAATAACAAGAGCCTTGAATGATAAAGAGTTTACAGCCTTTTCAAGAGAACATCTGGATTTAAAATTTTATTGTATGAGGCAATATGATACCGGTATAGAAGCAAAAGTTATTTATGAAGATAAAAATATTCTGAACACCTTTGGAGAAGTTATATCCAAAGCGGGATTAAAACAACTGAGAACGGCAGAAACTGAAAAATATGCTCATGTTACTTTTTTCTTCAATGGAGGGAAAGAAACGCAATATGAGGGAGAAGATAGAATTTTGGTTCCCTCTCCTAAAGTAGCCACCTATGACTTGCAGCCGGAAATGTCCGCTTATGAAGTGACGGAAGGAGTGTTGGAAGCTTTAGATAAAGATATCTATGACGTTATCATTCTAAATTTTGCAAATACAGATATGGTAGGACATACCGGAGTTATGGAAGCTACCGTGAAAGCAGTGCAAACAGTTGATGCATGTATAGGGAAAATAGCAGATAAAATTTTGGAAAAAGACGGAGTATTGTTGATTACAGCAGATCATGGAAATGCGGATTTGATGGAAGATCCTCTTACAAGAGTTCCATTTACTGCTCATACGACAAACGAAGTTCCATGTATTTTGGTATCCAATCGTTATCGAAATGTTACTTTAAAAAATGGAGCTCTATGTGATTTAGCTCCTACCTTACTGTATTTTCTAGGGATTGAACAGCCGGCAGAAATGAATGGAAGCTGTTTGATAGAGAAGTAA
- the tpiA gene encoding triose-phosphate isomerase, which yields MRRTVIAGNWKMNKTNQEAVEMLHQLKEEVAGISEVDIVIGAPFTCLAAAVEETRGSNIKIAAENVYPKDSGAYTGEISPKMLKAIGVEYVILGHSERREYFQESDEFINQKVKAVLREGMLPILCIGEKLEDREEGKTNMVNEKQLRGALAGISAEEAAKIIIAYEPVWAIGTGKTATPELAQETHAEIRNVLVSLFGEVGESMTIQYGGSMKPENAKELLAQKDIDGGLIGGASLEAKSFAAIVRAER from the coding sequence ATGAGAAGAACTGTGATTGCAGGAAACTGGAAAATGAACAAAACAAATCAAGAAGCTGTGGAAATGCTTCATCAATTAAAAGAAGAGGTAGCAGGAATTTCTGAAGTGGATATTGTGATTGGGGCTCCTTTTACTTGCTTAGCAGCTGCAGTGGAAGAAACGAGGGGAAGTAATATAAAAATTGCTGCAGAAAATGTTTATCCGAAGGATTCCGGAGCCTATACCGGAGAAATTTCTCCCAAGATGTTAAAGGCAATTGGGGTAGAATATGTTATTTTGGGTCATTCGGAAAGAAGAGAATATTTTCAGGAAAGCGATGAGTTCATCAATCAAAAAGTAAAGGCTGTGTTACGAGAGGGAATGCTTCCTATTCTTTGTATCGGAGAAAAATTGGAAGACAGAGAAGAAGGAAAGACAAATATGGTCAATGAAAAACAACTTCGTGGAGCTTTGGCGGGAATTTCTGCAGAAGAGGCGGCGAAGATTATTATTGCCTATGAACCTGTTTGGGCAATTGGAACCGGAAAAACGGCAACTCCTGAATTGGCTCAAGAAACACATGCGGAAATTCGAAATGTTTTAGTATCTCTATTCGGTGAAGTTGGAGAAAGCATGACAATTCAATATGGAGGTTCCATGAAACCTGAAAATGCAAAAGAATTATTGGCACAAAAAGATATTGACGGCGGACTGATTGGGGGAGCTTCCTTAGAGGCAAAATCATTCGCAGCCATTGTAAGAGCAGAAAGATAG
- a CDS encoding RluA family pseudouridine synthase — translation MRAIIESYQYQAQEKDQGKRLDLFLKEQLPEATRSYLEKLITEGYVKCNEKVITKNGKKLKGKEAIQVSIPEEEEMKMEAEKLPLDIVYEDEYLLVINKAANMVVHPALGNYTGTLVNALLYYCKESLSDVNGTLRPGIVHRLDKDTTGLIVVAKNNQIHHRLALMFQEKTIQKTYLAIVKGRFSEEKKEGDLVTLIARDRKDRKKMAVSQSHGKKAVSHYKVLWSGEKHSLVEVNIRTGRTHQIRVHMKYLNHPILGDAVYGQEDLQCSRQMLHAYRLEFVHPVTKEEMCFEGKLPEDFLEAGKRVFDGKDIYTVLV, via the coding sequence ATGAGAGCAATAATAGAAAGTTATCAATATCAGGCACAGGAAAAAGATCAGGGAAAACGATTGGATTTGTTTTTAAAGGAGCAACTACCAGAAGCTACGAGGAGTTATTTAGAGAAGTTGATTACAGAGGGCTATGTTAAATGTAATGAAAAAGTTATTACAAAAAATGGGAAAAAATTGAAGGGAAAAGAAGCAATTCAAGTGTCCATTCCTGAAGAAGAGGAGATGAAGATGGAGGCGGAGAAACTTCCCTTGGATATTGTCTATGAGGATGAGTATTTGTTAGTGATAAATAAGGCGGCAAATATGGTGGTTCATCCCGCTCTGGGAAATTATACGGGAACCTTGGTAAATGCATTGCTGTACTATTGCAAAGAGAGCTTATCCGATGTCAACGGAACGCTTCGACCCGGTATTGTACATCGCTTGGATAAGGATACGACAGGACTTATCGTGGTTGCAAAAAACAATCAAATTCATCATCGCTTAGCTTTAATGTTTCAGGAAAAAACAATTCAGAAAACATATTTGGCTATTGTGAAAGGAAGATTCTCCGAAGAAAAAAAAGAGGGAGATTTAGTAACCTTGATTGCCAGAGATAGGAAAGATAGGAAGAAAATGGCGGTGAGTCAAAGTCATGGAAAAAAAGCCGTCAGTCATTATAAAGTATTGTGGAGCGGAGAGAAACACAGCTTGGTTGAGGTAAATATTAGAACAGGAAGAACACATCAAATTCGAGTCCATATGAAATATTTAAATCATCCTATTTTGGGAGATGCTGTATATGGACAAGAGGATTTACAATGTTCCAGACAAATGCTCCATGCCTATCGTTTGGAATTTGTTCATCCTGTGACAAAAGAAGAAATGTGTTTCGAGGGAAAACTGCCGGAAGATTTTTTAGAGGCGGGAAAGAGGGTTTTTGATGGAAAAGATATTTACACAGTCCTTGTATGA
- a CDS encoding zinc ribbon domain-containing protein: MKLDVKCSKCGSKVYEVRNVILPEKKQGMKLELNLYYVKTCLDCGYSEFYLAKVVDKDEKAVPVPKAEY; encoded by the coding sequence ATGAAATTGGATGTGAAATGTTCTAAGTGCGGAAGTAAAGTCTATGAAGTCAGAAATGTCATATTACCTGAAAAAAAACAAGGAATGAAATTAGAACTAAATCTTTATTATGTGAAAACTTGCTTGGATTGCGGGTATAGTGAGTTTTATTTAGCAAAGGTTGTGGATAAAGATGAAAAAGCGGTTCCTGTTCCTAAAGCGGAGTATTAG
- the ahpC gene encoding alkyl hydroperoxide reductase subunit C encodes MSLIGKKVSEFKVQAYHNGEFKEVSNKDFEGKWAAFVFYPADFTFVCPTELADLADHYAEFQKEGCEVYSVSCDTHFVHKAWHDTSDSIKKIQYPMLADPTGKLARDFEVMIEEEGLALRGSFIVNPQGEIKAYEVHDNGIGREASELLRKLRAAKFVEEHGEVCPAKWQPGSDTIKPSIDLVGKL; translated from the coding sequence ATGTCATTAATTGGAAAAAAAGTATCAGAATTTAAAGTACAAGCTTATCATAATGGAGAATTTAAAGAAGTATCAAATAAGGATTTTGAAGGAAAATGGGCAGCTTTTGTTTTCTATCCGGCAGATTTTACTTTCGTATGTCCTACAGAATTGGCAGATTTAGCAGACCACTATGCGGAATTCCAAAAAGAAGGATGTGAAGTATATTCTGTGTCTTGTGACACTCATTTCGTACACAAAGCGTGGCACGATACATCAGACAGTATCAAAAAAATTCAATATCCTATGTTAGCAGACCCTACCGGAAAGTTAGCAAGAGATTTTGAAGTGATGATTGAAGAAGAAGGATTGGCATTAAGAGGAAGTTTCATTGTAAATCCGCAAGGAGAAATCAAAGCTTACGAAGTTCATGACAATGGAATTGGAAGAGAAGCTTCTGAATTATTAAGAAAATTGAGAGCTGCTAAATTTGTAGAGGAACATGGAGAAGTTTGTCCGGCAAAATGGCAACCTGGAAGCGATACCATCAAACCTTCTATTGATTTAGTAGGAAAACTTTAA
- a CDS encoding ComF family protein — protein sequence MGELLFCDPCFRTWKEKSLLRYYEGYYYVHLYQEPIRSWIHEYKFRGRRDFGNVFAKWMKKAFWECCRQHEIEVVIPVPIHEERRLERGFNQTEEMLDYLGVSYFRMERRKNTEALYRYSGREDRQEKMEGAFTCPFSLEGKNVLLFDDIVTTGTTMSEMKKAIWKKGKPNKIVIFAFSLSERVKIEQKSRGK from the coding sequence ATGGGAGAGCTTCTTTTTTGTGATCCTTGTTTTCGAACTTGGAAAGAGAAATCTTTGCTGCGATATTATGAGGGATATTACTATGTTCATCTCTATCAGGAACCGATACGTTCTTGGATACATGAATATAAATTTCGAGGGAGAAGAGACTTTGGAAATGTTTTTGCAAAATGGATGAAAAAAGCTTTTTGGGAATGTTGCAGGCAACATGAAATTGAAGTCGTCATTCCGGTCCCTATTCATGAAGAAAGGAGATTGGAGAGAGGATTCAATCAAACGGAAGAAATGTTGGATTATTTAGGAGTTTCTTATTTCAGAATGGAACGAAGAAAGAATACGGAAGCTCTATACCGATATTCCGGTAGGGAAGATAGACAGGAGAAAATGGAAGGAGCTTTCACTTGTCCGTTTTCTCTGGAGGGAAAAAATGTATTACTTTTTGATGATATTGTAACGACGGGAACGACAATGTCGGAGATGAAAAAAGCCATTTGGAAGAAAGGAAAGCCAAATAAAATTGTGATATTTGCATTCAGTTTATCGGAAAGAGTAAAAATAGAGCAAAAGAGTCGTGGAAAATAA
- a CDS encoding Na+/H+ antiporter NhaC family protein yields MKAFLKLSPVLVLAALMVAGYDALIAAPIATIYACVVAMLTEKTKFQSVIDAAIASVREIQVALFILMIAYAMAEAFMSTGVGASIIIIALKFGITGKTVALVGAIVTAVLSIATGTSWGTFAACAPVFLWLNHIVGGSITLTLGAIAGGACFGDNIGLISDTTIVSSGIQGVEVVRRIRHQGVWSGLVLLSGVILFGVFGVVMNLPSTVGDAAEAISKITPEVWAQLAEKRESAVKLLEQVQAGVPLYMVIPLIVVLVLAFAGFQTFICLFSGVILSYVFGYFAGTVGTINEYLDMCMEGFASAGGWVVVMMMWVAAFGGVMKMMNAFRPLSDLLGRMARNVRQLMFFNGCLSIFGNAALADEMAQIVTIGPIIKELVEENIEASEEDMYILKLRNATFSDAMGVFGSQLIPWHVYIGYYLGIIGIVYPIYEFKPIDLIQYNFIAYIAVISMLVLTLTGLDRLVPLFALPAEPKVRLRTKEEREAYMNAKKEK; encoded by the coding sequence ATGAAAGCGTTTTTGAAATTGAGTCCGGTATTGGTATTGGCGGCTTTAATGGTAGCTGGATATGATGCTTTGATTGCAGCACCTATAGCAACCATATATGCTTGTGTGGTGGCCATGTTGACAGAAAAAACAAAATTTCAATCTGTCATTGATGCGGCAATTGCCAGTGTAAGAGAAATTCAAGTGGCTTTGTTTATCTTAATGATTGCCTATGCCATGGCGGAAGCATTTATGTCCACAGGAGTAGGAGCTTCCATTATCATCATTGCTTTGAAATTTGGAATTACCGGGAAAACGGTTGCTTTGGTAGGAGCGATTGTCACCGCAGTTCTATCCATTGCAACAGGGACTTCTTGGGGAACTTTCGCAGCCTGTGCACCGGTATTTTTATGGTTAAATCATATTGTAGGCGGAAGCATTACTTTAACCTTAGGAGCTATTGCAGGGGGAGCTTGTTTTGGAGATAATATCGGATTGATTTCCGACACTACTATTGTATCCTCCGGAATTCAGGGAGTAGAAGTTGTTAGAAGAATTCGACACCAAGGAGTTTGGTCAGGATTGGTTTTATTGTCGGGAGTAATTCTATTCGGAGTATTTGGAGTGGTGATGAACTTGCCTTCTACGGTTGGAGATGCTGCCGAAGCAATTTCTAAAATTACTCCGGAAGTATGGGCTCAATTGGCAGAAAAAAGGGAATCTGCAGTCAAATTATTGGAACAAGTACAGGCAGGAGTTCCATTATATATGGTAATACCTTTGATTGTTGTATTGGTTTTAGCTTTTGCAGGATTTCAAACATTCATTTGTCTGTTCTCAGGAGTGATTCTGTCCTATGTCTTCGGATATTTTGCGGGAACGGTAGGAACGATAAATGAATATTTGGATATGTGTATGGAAGGGTTTGCTTCTGCAGGAGGATGGGTTGTTGTTATGATGATGTGGGTAGCCGCCTTCGGTGGAGTCATGAAGATGATGAATGCTTTCCGACCTCTTTCCGACTTATTGGGAAGAATGGCCAGAAATGTAAGACAACTGATGTTCTTCAATGGATGTCTGTCCATCTTCGGAAACGCAGCTCTTGCAGATGAAATGGCACAAATCGTAACGATTGGACCTATTATCAAAGAATTGGTGGAAGAAAATATTGAAGCCTCCGAAGAAGATATGTATATTTTGAAATTGAGAAATGCGACTTTCTCCGATGCGATGGGTGTATTTGGATCACAATTGATTCCATGGCACGTATATATCGGATATTATTTAGGAATTATCGGAATTGTATATCCGATTTATGAATTTAAACCGATTGATTTGATTCAATATAACTTTATTGCATATATTGCGGTTATCAGTATGTTGGTATTAACCTTGACAGGATTGGATCGCTTAGTTCCGTTGTTTGCTCTTCCGGCGGAACCGAAAGTTCGATTGAGAACAAAAGAGGAAAGAGAAGCCTATATGAACGCTAAAAAAGAAAAATAG